Proteins from one Coffea arabica cultivar ET-39 chromosome 8c, Coffea Arabica ET-39 HiFi, whole genome shotgun sequence genomic window:
- the LOC140013446 gene encoding uncharacterized protein: MRNQLGQIQVMQNQMNQMTVAINRLESQVYEKLPSQPELNLKNVSVMTLRSGKEIQEPDLMIPKDKDEKKIENELEKENTSTKNQVVLPDPIIDVKTNLPLFPSRLEKLKKQDKKKEILEVFRKVEINIPLLDTIKQVPKYAKFLRDLCVNRRQLRGDERIIVGENVSAVLRRKLPPKCGDLVINVRVFHYYCLPCSLLEALATGSLLGAFFEFLGAIIGPLNTYGGDLDLFTSALPPPTPRAEDWHQLRTQVENLEV, encoded by the exons ATGAGGAATCAATTGGGTCAGATACAAGTAATGCAAAATCAGATGAATCAGATGACAGTGGCAATCAATCGCCTGGAATCCCAAGTTTATGAAAAATTACCGTCTCAACCTGAATTGAACCTGAAGAACGTAAGTGTGATGACTTTAAGGAGCGGGAAAGAAATTCAGGAACCTGACCTCATGATTCCAAAGGACAAGGATGAAAAAAAAATCGAGAACGAGCTTGAGAAGGAGAACACCAGCACCAAAAATCAAGTGGTACTCCCTGACCCAATCATAGACGTTAAAACTAATCTTCCTCTGTTTCCTAGCAGGTTGGAAAAACTAAAGAAGCAGGATAAGAAAAAGGAGATTTTGGAGGTGTTTCGCAAGGTAGAGATCAATATTCCCTTATTAGACACTATCAAGCAAGTGCCGAAGTATGCAAAATTTCTGAGGGACCTATGTGTCAATCGAAGGCAGTTGAGGGGAGACGAAAGAATCATTGTTGGGGAGAATGTATCAGCAGTTCTCCGAAGGAAACTTCCACCGAAGTGTGGGGATCTAG TTATTAATGTCAGAGTTTTCCACTACTATTGCTTGCCTTGTTCACTTCTTGAGGCTCTTGCTACGGGCTCACTGCTGGGGGcattttttgagtttttgggTGCTATTATTGGA CCTCTTAATACCTATGGCGGCGATCTCGACCTATTTACCTCCGCTTTGCCCCCTCCAACTCCAAGGGCTGAGGACTGGCACCAGCTCCGGACACAGGTTGAGAATTTGGAGGTTTGA
- the LOC140013444 gene encoding uncharacterized protein — protein sequence MGMNFGVRHLGKEPSDHALLFLSTSTRLDNKFRSFQFLNVWTSKPELLDVIRTSWSTFCLGRSLQWLAAKLQHVKRALQLWSRVHFGNIFDVVKQAEEVVMVAETAFDSDNSQQQWLALQEARAVMRQSLVKEEAYWRQKARIKWLQDGDKNSRFFHMVMAERWAKFVIHRIRNS from the coding sequence ATGGGGATGAATTTTGGGGTCCGACATCTAGGTAAGGAGCCATCGGATCATGCCCTCCTTTTTTTGTCAACATCGACTAGACTTGATAACAAGTTTAGATCTTTTCAGTTCTTAAATGTTTGGACTTCAAAACCCGAGCTGTTGGATGTTATTAGGACGAGTTGGTCTACCTTTTGCCTGGGGCGTTCGTTGCAGTGGTTGGCGGCTAAATTACAGCACGTTAAACGTGCACTCCAACTTTGGTCGCGGGTGCATTTTGGCAATATTTTTGATGTAGTTAAGCAGGCAGAAGAGGTAGTAATGGTGGCAGAGACTGCATTTGATAGTGACAATTCACAGCAGCAATGGCTAGCACTCCAGGAAGCAAGAGCGGTAATGAGACAATCACTTGTCAAGGAGGAAGCGTATTGGAGGCAAAAAGCAAGAATCAAATGGCTGCAGGACGGGGATAAAAACTCAAGGTTCTTTCACATGGTAATGGCAGAGAGATGGGCAAAATTTGTTATACACCGGATCAGGAATAGTTAG